The proteins below are encoded in one region of Chitinispirillales bacterium:
- a CDS encoding ABC transporter permease: protein MVKSVVNIIYKFLYSLSQIVKLTGSVIYRFPLIFKNPDLTIRQIQIIGIGSIPLVLITGAFIGAETIMQANFQMRGLAPMRYLGYAVSKALITELAPVITCFVVSSRISTAIAAEIGSMKTTEQLDAMYCLSLDHIRYVILPKVAAAAVMMPVLVIFSELVGYLASVFIAYAFIDITMFTYLEGLRLFFYAPDMLIGIFKTSVFGVIIAISGSYFGLECVKGAEGIGAATTLSVMLSAILILVFDFIMALIFL, encoded by the coding sequence ATGGTAAAGAGCGTTGTGAATATTATATATAAGTTTTTGTATTCGTTAAGCCAAATAGTAAAGCTTACGGGAAGTGTTATTTATCGCTTTCCTCTTATTTTTAAAAATCCCGATTTAACTATTCGACAGATACAAATTATAGGAATAGGTTCAATCCCTCTCGTTTTGATAACTGGAGCGTTCATAGGCGCTGAAACAATTATGCAAGCGAATTTTCAAATGCGCGGACTCGCTCCAATGAGGTATTTGGGATATGCGGTCAGCAAGGCGCTTATTACCGAACTTGCGCCGGTGATTACCTGTTTTGTAGTTTCAAGCAGAATTTCTACGGCGATTGCCGCCGAAATAGGGAGTATGAAAACTACGGAACAATTAGACGCTATGTATTGTTTGTCGCTTGACCATATACGATACGTTATTCTTCCGAAAGTTGCCGCGGCTGCCGTTATGATGCCGGTTTTGGTTATATTCTCCGAACTTGTAGGATATTTAGCTTCCGTTTTTATAGCGTATGCTTTTATTGATATTACAATGTTTACTTATCTTGAAGGACTTCGACTGTTTTTTTATGCGCCCGACATGCTTATAGGTATTTTTAAAACGTCGGTTTTCGGGGTTATAATAGCGATTTCCGGTTCATATTTTGGGCTTGAATGTGTGAAGGGAGCTGAGGGTATAGGGGCTGCGACTACGCTTTCCGTTATGCTTTCGGCAATTTTAATTTTAGTGTTTGATTTTATCATGGCGTTAATTTTTCTTTAA